A DNA window from Anastrepha obliqua isolate idAnaObli1 chromosome 5, idAnaObli1_1.0, whole genome shotgun sequence contains the following coding sequences:
- the LOC129247766 gene encoding fez family zinc finger protein erm: protein MVYFSPRGMQPCSPSGVIAVMPPSKSPAMETAAGQQANVHAVSESGTDKQHTVEQHVSSPVCNTTTASTNLPNTRACPLKFSIAKIMEPDQRASNEYVNAQEDSERSCSPIEVASDECESERVELPMHATSQQCTNSENYDSAFKKYVPSSAAVAVAASTATNVAAVQQFVNSRHQELMSQYPLLYYAPNQLMCAAAAAQYAALTAAQQQTLLANTGAATHLSNFTASLSSFHTQSLRRNLNASGHHLAAAAAAAAAAQAQAQHAHHQVLVNAHPQLQQTLEKQQHKLRESTVGNGAYHGMKRKHSASAAAASAAVVSAQSSAPVVHEHGSSRASSPASRQLRSPSPNSLDDSPNSTTGKQKTFSCLECGKVFNAHYNLTRHMPVHTGARPFVCKVCGKGFRQASTLCRHKIIHTSEKPHKCQTCGKAFNRSSTLNTHTRIHAGYKPFVCEYCGKGFHQKGNYKNHKLTHSGEKAYKCSICNKAFHQIYNLTFHMHTHNDKKPYTCKVCAKGFCRNFDLKKHMRKLHELGGSDLLDDDSPPSYERRREYTRREYTRRDGHHSYHAHLQHGSQLTPDSSAGSLSPPINVTTPPLSSGGGGDSSNSAWHAPQYQTLISAQQTSAVSAAAPSAYAPHHLLPQVGSSFRTSAGYSASSAFIQLANAASTSASAALSASPTSATQILSAHHQHHQQQQAQHNHHHHHSQNHQRLSAAAAVSAMDQVPFIAKVF, encoded by the coding sequence AGTCCGCGTGGCATGCAACCGTGTAGTCCATCGGGCGTTATTGCAGTGATGCCGCCATCGAAGAGTCCCGCTATGGAAACGGCCGCCGGCCAGCAAGCGAATGTCCACGCCGTCAGCGAAAGTGGCACGGACAAGCAGCATACTGTCGAGCAGCACGTCTCATCGCCTGTATGCAACACAACAACTGCCAGCACGAATTTACCCAACACACGCGCTTGTCCGCTCAAGTTTTCCATTGCGAAAATCATGGAACCCGATCAACGCGCCAGCAACGAGTACGTCAATGCACAGGAAGACTCCGAGCGTTCGTGCAGTCCCATTGAGGTTGCTAGCGATGAGTGTGAGTCAGAGCGTGTAGAATTGCCAATGCACGCTACTAGTCAACAATGCACCAATTCCGAAAATTACGACTCCGCCTTCAAGAAGTATGTGCCCTCCTCCGCCGCTGTGGCTGTCGCCGCCTCCACTGCTACCAATGTCGCTGCTGTGCAGCAGTTTGTCAATTCACGTCATCAGGAACTGATGTCGCAGTACCCTCTGTTGTACTATGCGCCCAATCAGCTAATGTGTGCTGCAGCCGCAGCGCAATATGCAGCGCTTACCGCCGCACAACAACAAACGTTGCTCGCTAATACCGGCGCTGCCACGCATTTGAGCAATTTCACCGCTTCGTTGAGCAGTTTTCATACGCAGTCGTTACGACGCAATCTTAACGCTTCGGGCCATCATTTGGCCGCTGCCGCGGCAGCAGCAGCTGCGGCTCAAGCACAAGCGCAGCATGCACACCATCAGGTGCTGGTAAATGCACATCCACAGCTTCAGCAGACGTTGGAAAAGCAGCAGCATAAGCTGCGTGAAAGCACCGTCGGTAATGGAGCATATCATGGCATGAAACGCAAGCATAGCGCTAGTGCTGCTGCAGCATctgctgctgttgtttctgCACAATCATCCGCGCCGGTCGTTCATGAGCATGGCTCCTCGCGTGCCTCCTCACCCGCATCACGTCAACTACGCTCGCCATCTCCTAATTCACTGGACGACAGCCCAAATTCTACGACAGGCAAGCAAAAGACATTCTCCTGCTTGGAATGCGGCAAGGTCTTCAATGCACACTACAATCTCACGCGTCACATGCCAGTGCATACGGGCGCGCGACCGTTTGTGTGCAAGGTATGCGGCAAGGGTTTTCGACAGGCATCGACGCTGTGTCGCCACAAGATCATACACACCTCCGAGAAGCCGCACAAATGTCAAACTTGTGGCAAGGCCTTCAATCGCTCCTCCACGTTGAACACTCATACACGGATACATGCTGGGTACAAGCCATTTGTGTGCGAGTACTGTGGCAAGGGTTTCCACCAGAAAGGCAACTATAAGAACCATAAGCTGACGCATAGTGGCGAAAAGGCGTACAAGTGTAGCATTTGCAACAAAGCTTTTCACCAAATCTACAATCTCACCtttcacatgcacacacacaatgATAAGAAGCCGTACACGTGTAAAGTTTGCGCCAAGGGCTTTTGCCGCAACTTTGATCTGAAGAAACATATGCGCAAGTTGCACGAGCTGGGCGGCAGCGATTTGCTGGACGATGATTCGCCGCCAAGCTATGAGCGGCGACGCGAGTATACGCGTCGTGAGTACACACGTCGCGACGGACATCATAGCTATCATGCACATCTGCAGCACGGCAGCCAATTGACGCCTGACTCCTCTGCCGGCAGCTTGTCTCCACCGATCAATGTCACAACACCACCGCTTTCTAGTGGAGGCGGCGGCGATAGTAGCAACTCCGCCTGGCATGCGCCGCAATATCAGACACTAATCAGTGCGCAGCAAACGTCGGCCGTTAGTGCTGCAGCCCCCTCCGCCTACGCGCCGCACCATTTGCTACCGCAAGTGGGCAGTAGTTTTCGCACGTCCGCTGGTTACTCCGCCAGCTCTGCTTTCATTCAACTCGCCAACGCAGCTTCGACCAGCGCATCGGCTGCATTATCCGCCAGCCCGACCAGTGCCACACAAATATTATCCGCTCATCATCAGCACCACCAACAGCAGCAGGCGCAGCACAACCACCATCATCATCACAGCCAAAACCATCAGCGACTCTCCGCAGCTGCAGCCGTCTCCGCCATGGATCAGGTACCCTTCATTGCAAAAGTATTCTGA